Part of the Nymphalis io chromosome 8, ilAglIoxx1.1, whole genome shotgun sequence genome, CTCACGCCGGGACATGCCACTCCCGGTCGAGAAACTCCAGCGCATCATGCATCGCGACGTAACCGCTGGGATGAGACCCCTAAAACTGATAGAGGTACGGTtgaaaaaccaaaatatttgcttttatgGTGACCTgtctcaaatattttttatcattatgttTAGAGTTTAGtacttaactataataatttacttttgataATCTTCCCTATACTCTATTCCAATGGAAGTAGGAAAGaaggtaaataaacaactttgacctttgATTGACATGACATTTGAGTTAGACTAGTGAGGAGAAAATTATTGAATGAGTGggttaatgaatgaatgataaagtatggaacgatatattttattcattttaagcataattttatatacattttaatagatataatatgttataaggattgcaggtaaaataaaaaaaaaacatttaataaacaaaaatttagatTCAGTTTCTAAGCTctcaacatttataataaattttgtaggGTTAAACGTCGTATCAAGGATTCcatcaaattttcaatttttttgccCTCTTTTATTACAATGCACTTATTAGCTTAAAAACGGGCAGTTATTTTTAATCACAGAAACactccattttatttattttaatagattttatgttttaataataaagtatacttttcaagaaatattatgtaacatattttataatactaagacttcgaataaattgtattttgaatGTCTTTCAAAGAAaactcttattttatattttatccaaaATGACTGTCAACTTAAAACAAATAGGATtgatatatattctttaatattcaaatttttgaaaaatattacatacacatTAACAACTtaccttaaattttaaattgaaataataattttcaataagctTAGTCCGTGTTGAAGGCAAAACAAAAGTCAGTTGGCAAAAGCAAAAGGCcgtaaatacaaaatcaaacaCAGTCGGTTTAAACAAAGCCAGGCACATGATACGATAGATCAGAGACGAATGTTTTACTTtcgtattattttcaaaactataaatttattattgctatgcttaaaagtaatctatattttgagtttttaaatttctatttctttaaaattaaataattcttttaaaattattttcttaaaagaattattctacccatcttactaaatttaacaataataatatataaatcataaagaTATTATCGAATATTAGGTAACTTTCtatatgttttacaaatatttcatttgtaaaaaaTTCCGTATCCatattgtatacaaattaataaacaaatatctattataaaaaatataaaattagtgacaaaattaaaataaagtattttttatctgtataaattCAATCTTTCTCCATTCGTTCAGCAAACCTTGGACaagactttaatattaattgtcagTTCATCaaatttcattcatatttaaaattacggtttatttttattcatttgaatAGAGTATAggtatcattaataaaattatagctaAAAATGCTTAAATTGCTATACAACAATCagcattattttctatatttcatATACCATGATATATCCTTTTATTAAATCATGCCATGTTAGACATACTGTAAAGATTATGCCTCGttcgtctagtggcttgatgtaagacgcggaggtcctgggttcaattccgcggtcaggccaataaaaagttattgggtttttctgtcagaaaattcttagtagcagcctggagtctgcaAGTTAAAAGTGTGGACAagtgtgcctcggaaagcacgtacagccgttggtcctgcgcatgaactctttccggtcgtgtcggattgccgtcccatcggattatgagagttagggaatagagagtgcacctgtgttcgcacacacgcttgtgcactataatatatcctgcatagctggctaatctctcttgagattggccgccgtggccgaaatcggtctggaagacattattattattaaagattatacattagattaaaataaaaatttgattttaaagctatttttgtttaaaaagtatGTAATTTGAAACATTCGGAAGAGCttctaaaaagtataaaaaatatgtgagaATTTTGGgaacaataaaaaattcatcgccaatttaaattattgattattatatacatatatatgtatatataatacataacacaTTCTACATTTTTTAGAGACTCCTGGTCACGCAAGCGGATGGGCCGAGACTCCGCGTACTGACCGTGGCGCCGGAGTCGATACAATTCAAGAGACTCCGACGCCGGGCACAAAGCGCCGTTCCCGATGGGACGAGACGCCGGGAGCCACGCCGGCTGCGGCCACGCCCACACCGTCGCACGCCACGCCCTCGCACGCGACTCCTTCGCACGCCACGCCCTCCCACGCCACGCCTACGCCGCACACGCCCATCTTTACACCTGGCGGTGTAAGTCATTTAtacttgttaaaaaatattttaattcaaacatttattaatttaacttcatACTAAAGACCCTAAGTAATGGGGCAGTTATTTTACCTTAGTTAAATGtaagtcaatttaaataaaaataacattcgatttacatcattatttatttgaatattttttagtcCACACCAGTGGGTGTAAAAGCTATGGCTATGGCTACGCCAACGCCAGGCCACATAGCTGCAATGACGCCAGAGCAACTTCAAGCTTATCGATGGGAAAAAGAAATAGATGAGCGAAACAGACCCTACACTGATGAAGAACTCGACGCCATGTTCCCAGCTGGGTACAAGGTTTTGCCTCCGCCGGCTGGTAAGTACATATTCATTTGTATGTCTTAGATTTCCgtggtttttaaaaattattttataaagaacatAATATCGATATAAGGCACAGGTAAACCCTTAGTAATTTATCCTAACTTTAGTTTCAGGACACATGTATTAAATGCCACCAACAAAGTCACGGATATACATCGACGTAACAGTGTCAATCACAATACATGTGTTgtttaattttagatattaaaaaaccaattttaataatacatttttatttcagatgAATGATGACAATAAGGCTTTACAGTCATGCCGTCGGATAGACATCCAGATTGTGCTTTAATACCTCAGTTGCCGTTCTGTATATTTAGCGGAGCTTGCAAAACTATTCATAACCAAATAGTGTTCCGTTCGACGGCATACGATTGCATTGTTAATCTTTTATGTTGTTGCCCAGGTTATGTTCCGATTCGGACCCCGGCTCGTAAGCTGACCGCAACGCCCACGCCTTTGGCTGGTACCCCAATCGGCTTTTTCATGCAGACGGAGGAAGTGGGTGGGTCGGCGGCGGCCGCGGCGCGCCTCCTCGACCCGCAGCCCAAGGGCAGTCAGCAGCTGCCCTTTATGAAGCCCGAGGATGCACAGTACTTCGACAAACTGCTTATAGAAGTAGACGAGGATTCTCTTTCACCAGAGGAATTAAAAGAGAGGAAAATCATGAAATTGCtgctaaaaattaaagtaagagTAGCGATTAAATGTGACATCAGTAGTTAAAACCAAACTAGTTCATATTTTGGTAAACACCAATAATAATGGCTTAAAAATTATTGATGTatacaataaacaattttttttaaaacatttatcaatttttttgcttttattttcatAGAATGGTACTCCGCCAATGTGCAAAGCAGCTCTTCGTCAAATCACTGACAAAGCTCGCGACTTCGGTGCGGGTCCACTCTTTAATCAGATTTTACCATTGCTTATGAGCCCGACTCTCGAAGACCAGGAGCGCCATTTGCTAGTGAAAGTCATTGACAGAATTCTTTATAAGTTGGATGATTTAGTCCGCCCTTACGTACACAAAGTAAGTTATAgtctatttaaaatcattattttcgtATCAATTCCCAATTAACAaacttctaaataaaatatttggtttGTCTTTATAGATTTTGGTCGTAATAGAACCACTCTTGATTGATGAAGATTACTATGCTCGAGTTGAAGGACGCGAGATTATTTCGAATTTGGCCAAAGCTGCTGGCTTGGCTACCATGATATCAACTATGAGACCCGATATTGACAATATTGATGAATATGTGCGGAACACGACCGCTAGAGCTTTTGCTGTGGTTGCATCTGCTCtcggtaaataaaataaatatacatataataaacattaatataatatcattacatTTAACTCTAAAAACGTTTTATGCTTTCTATTCAATACATTTTTCAGGTATACCATCGCTGTTACCATTCTTAAAAGCCGTTTGTAGATCAAAAAAATCATGGCAAGCTCGGCACACCGGTATCAAAATTGTGCAACAGATTGCCATATTGATGGGATGTGCCATACTACCTCATCTGAAATCACTCGTCGAAATCATTGAACATGGTATGTcatcttacttataaattatatctgtcTGTTATTTATCTACAATAAATATGTCTATGAAATAAtgacatataaattaatcaagtcCCTTTCATATAAAAACAGGGTTGGTCGATGAACAGCAGAAAGTACGAACGATTACCGCTTTAGCCAGCGCCGCGCTCGCAGAGGCGGCCACGCCCTACGGTATCGAATCCTTCGATTCGGTACTCAAACCCTTGTGGAAGGGTATCAGAACACATCGCGGTAAAGGGTTAGCTGCCTTTTTAAAAGCCATTGGTTACCTCATACCTTTGATGGATGCAGAATACGCGAACTATTACACGCGTGAAGTAATGCTCATTCTAATTCGTGAATTTCAGTCACCCGATGAAGAAATGAAAAAGATTGTCTTAAAGGTGCGTTagtctttttattttcttactataataaaatatcaaataaaacacacattatttcttaaatttatgcaatattttatgaaattataataatttcaacagTTACCTTAAatgttctttaaaaaatgtatcttgtgtttatttttttgttttcgtccTCgctttttaagtaatatattttataattacctcACCAAGTGTAGAtgtgtacatttttttactaattacacactgtatatttatattttctcctttattatattatatatatatatatatatatatatatatatatatatattatattatctatttaactTTTCTAATATAATGTTTGCAGGTAGTGAAGCAGTGTTGTGGTACAGATGGTGTTGAACCTCAGTATATTATGGATGAAATTCTTCCACACTTTTTCAAACACTTTTGGAATCACCGAATGGCGCTGGATCGTCGCAACTACAGGCAACTTGTCGATACTACTGTAGAAATAGCCAACAaggtatattttgtatattacaattattattaatgttgaagaaagtttacttaattaataaaattaaacatccaAAGTCTGAAATATTCATTgaaatacttatgtatttatgCAATTCATAATGGAGAAGTAATAGTTGATGGCATTATCAAGCATTTTCGAAAGACATCAAAAcatgagatttttttatttgaatataccaAATTTGGCAGGcacatttttaatatagctAATCTTTCCACGGTGACTGTGATTGATGCTGTGTGTGACTTAATTCCTTTGATGTTGTAGTTGTTTATTTGCAATACAATTGAAATTGGAAGTTTGCCTTGGAAGGGCAAGACATCTACAAAATATTTGCAACATATATCGATGGGACCATAACCCATTTAGTCGTGTATATGTTGTGTCGTGTACACGAGTAAACTACGTGAGcttctaataataatgttttgataTAATCCGATAGAACGTGTATAATTTGATGACGTGAACTTCAGAACTTTATATTAGATTATGTTAAAGCTGCCATAAAATATTCTACATGAACCTTAAAATTGGTTAggaataatgttttacaaatttttcaattcacatataaaaattgttaaccAAAAATAAGTTCGGCATTTCACCATCGTAATAATTGCAGTGTTGAAACATTAAGCATCttgtaaagattatttaatttttttaggttGGTGCGTCAGAAATTATCAACAGAATCGTCGATGATCTGAAAGACGACAATGAACAGTACAGAAAAATGGTAATGGAATCTATTGAAAAGATCCTTGCTAATCTGGGCGCTGCTGATATTGATTCAAAACTGGAAGAAGCCTTAATTGATGGCATACTGTATGCATTCCAAGAACAAACCACAGAGGTgagttatttaacttttatattatatatacgaattCTTAGTGAGAAATCATttcatgtattatattaataacttcaTAATGTTTTAATCAGGACGTTGTAATGTTGAACGGATTCGGGACAATAGTAAATCAGCTAGGCAAGCGAGTGAAACCTTACCTGCCACAAATCTGTGGTATTATTCTATGGCGGATGAACAACAAATCAGCGAAGGTCCGTCAACAGGCTGCCGATCTCATCTCCCGGATTGCAGTCGTAATGAAAACATGCCAAGAGGTAttccttttttttgtaatatttattttcttattttattaaagtacttaaatatatttattcttaattccTTCAGCCCCTCAGATGTTCTTTTAGAcctaattaaaatatgtcatattttatctACAGGAAAAACTTATGGGGCATTTAGGTGTCGTACTATACGAATATTTAGGTGAAGAATACCCAGAAGTACTGGGATCAATTTTAGGTGCACTGAAAGCGATCGTTAATGTTATCGGTATGACGAAGATGACGCCACCCATTAAAGATCTTTTGCCTAGATTGACACCAATTTTGAAAAACAGGTACttggattaaaataatattagcagTTGGGTTTTGactctaattatttaaaaaaaatataaaatcgaatTATTGTCAAAGTACGAAAATGTGCTATATCTTTTTTACAGACATGAAAAAGTGCAAGAAAATTGCATTGATTTGGTTGGGCGGATTGCGGACAGGGGTCCAGAGTTTGTATCGGCGAGGGAATGGATGAGGATTTGCTTCGAACTGCTTGAGCTTCTGAAGGCTCATAAGAAAGCTATTAGGCGAGCGACAGTAAATACATTCGGTTACATCGCTAAAGCTATCGGTCCACATGACGTTTTAGCAACGctgcttaataatttaaaagtacaagAGAGACAAAACAGGTagttaaaaccattttattgctttaattatataacataaattatattttaatatgtagtatcttaaaataaattccttttatataatactaattaagacaaatattttgttttattttagagtGTGCACAACAGTCGCCATTGCTATAGTAGCAGAAACGTGTTCCCCTTTCACCGTGTTACCGGCTTTGATGAATGAATACAGAGTGCCAGAGTTAAATGTACAAAATGGTGTTCTCAAGTCATTGTCATTCTTGTTTGAATATATTGGGGAAATGGGAAAAGACTACATTTATGCCGTTTGTCCACTCCTCGAAGACGCCCTTATGGACAGGTACAACATAGATGACAtactggaaaaaaaaaacaattaataatatagatttaacACATTGACATCGCGGcagtttaagtttatatataaaaaaattaaaatatcatattatacaaGACATGTATATTATTGGGTTTAACTTTGTCAAATAATCTACAGCAAGACCTATTCAGTCTTAAGCAGTTATGATACATCACCGCATCAGTCTGCTAATAtactaattatgttttaattaaatttatagggACCTCGTTCACCGGCAAACTGCTTGCGCAGCTATAAAACACATGGCCCTGGGCGTATATGGTTTTGGTTGTGAAGATGCTCTCATCCATTTATTGAATCATGTCTGGCCTAACATATTTGAAACATCCCCTCATCTTGTACAAGCCTTTATGGATGCTGTAGAAGGCATGAGAGTGGCTCTTGGACCTGTTAAAATTCTTCAATATGCTTTACAGGTCagtgtaatgtataaataacaaattaatgtaatatataaatggtaTATGATTCATATATCTAAGGAgctgttgtttgtaaattgtgtgttattaattgattattaattttttagggTCTATTCCATCCCGCAAGAAAAGTTCGCGATGTTTATTGGAAGATATATAACACTTTGTATATTGGAGGTCAAGATGCTTTGGTGGGTGGATACCCCAGAATACAAAATGATCCAAACAATCACTTTATTAGATATGAATTAGATTATTTGTTGTAAcacgttatttaataaatttatgcgTGTGTcgaaaaatgtttcatttagtAATCGTAAATTTGGGAGAAATTTATtcagaaaaacatttttctgaataaaaatgactgcACTTTTATAGTTTTGCATTTCACCAGGGCAGGTACCAGTATGTTTTTGTGCTCTTATAGTGAATATGTTACATTattgctaaataacaataattattattgtataatttgtcAATGTGAGCATACCAACTCACAGAAAAATAAcactttgaatttatttagcTGGTTCTTATCAGGTTTGAGTAATTTTTAATGATTGAAATGTTAGTATGTATTTAACTATTCAGTAAAATGATaagttttttaaagttaagGTATCGTAATTTCCtaacttttaaataacaagcaatggcttctatcataatatcatttattcatTAATCTGATCAtgctatatgtaaataatttgtataatatgatttaatgtagctataaaactaaaaattaagtaCAAAGGAACTTGAAACAAATGTTATGACTAGAtcatttatcttataatatgtgctaataataaactaaaaatataatgagcAGTTTTTGGAATATGTCATTTGAAAATTCGACTTTGGAGTACAAAGAATATCACAAACATTGCTTAAATATCTAaggtacaaaatttaattaaataattaaggaatgcatttttatataactgcCGTCAGATTAGagtattcatgtttttttaaatacaacgcATGcacaatatatgaataattaaagcAATAAACAAGCAATACTCCgtcaaaagtttataattaagatGAACAGATTCTCGCTGAGACATGAACTAAGGGTCCGCAATGAACTTCTTGCCAGGCGATGCCAGCCACGTTATCCGCTGTTACGCCAAGGCGCCTTTGAAGTACGCCATCATTTCTTATCGCCCATACTTCTTGCTCTTTACACGACACATGTTTAAATGGTAATTCACAATCTGCAATGatagatttaattataactatacatttatattattattgatgttaAGCGATTTTTAAACTTCCttatatcaaaatgaaaaaatatattacttctcGTTCTCTACTTCATGTTATAACACAATTGTTTGCTTTCATCTTTTAGAGTAATAACAGATAAACTGTAAGTTACCTGTTAAATATTTCCACTGTTTCCCTTCATGCAGATTACTAGTTATGCCAGTTCTTACAGCAATAATTCCATTAGTGAGAATAACCCATGCTGAGTTCTGTGACAATGATACCAACTTTGCACCAATATTAGTTTTTTGGCTATAAGGGAAGGTGTATTTAGGTGCTTCAATTAATTTCCAATTTGAACCACCAGGGTTCTCTTTTGTCACACCATCTCTGAAGTACAATTCTCCTTTTCGACCTACAGCCCATATTAAATTGTTGACGGTACTTATCGCAACAAGTGTATGGGGGCAATTTATGTGTTCCCAATGAAGACCCTAAAATATATCCTCActattgaaatttgaaaaaaaactttctgtgtgagttaatacaaaattgtacaaaaacattgataaataaaacaagatattgaaattgataaattaattttataaataccgtTGGTGTAGCTGCTGTGACTCCAGTCCTATAAATGGCATCACCAGCTAATGTTATAGCCCATACAGATACTTCTTTTTCATAAgcctaaaataaatacgaattttATGGCACATTACTtcagcacatttatttaaatattaatacatactaAATACGTTTGGGTACAGATTCCGGTAGCCGGCGGTAAAAGCGTTAACGTGACTATATAATGTACAATAAAGagtatttttacattacaagccaaaaataattacataattttctgTTTATATCAATGACTACTATACTAACCCATA contains:
- the LOC126770341 gene encoding splicing factor 3B subunit 1, which produces MDKIPRTHEAIEAQIREIQSKKNELPENGSGKGVSLGETYYDNDIYDNAGQVGKSRYDGYVTSIAANDEVEDEDVENVPISQKRPGYTAPASLLNDIAQSDKDYDPFADKRRPTIADREDEYRQKRRRMIISPERSDPFAEGGKTPDVGSRTYTEIMKEQYLRAEETELRKKLLERAREGTLKPVAQSNGEATKPTAAKRKGRWDQSSEDTPSVKKPVLATTPSSQATPSWENERGAWEETPGGGGRGGETPGATPSARVWDATPAHLTPGHATPGRETPAHHASRRNRWDETPKTDRETPGHASGWAETPRTDRGAGVDTIQETPTPGTKRRSRWDETPGATPAAATPTPSHATPSHATPSHATPSHATPTPHTPIFTPGGSTPVGVKAMAMATPTPGHIAAMTPEQLQAYRWEKEIDERNRPYTDEELDAMFPAGYKVLPPPAGYVPIRTPARKLTATPTPLAGTPIGFFMQTEEVGGSAAAAARLLDPQPKGSQQLPFMKPEDAQYFDKLLIEVDEDSLSPEELKERKIMKLLLKIKNGTPPMCKAALRQITDKARDFGAGPLFNQILPLLMSPTLEDQERHLLVKVIDRILYKLDDLVRPYVHKILVVIEPLLIDEDYYARVEGREIISNLAKAAGLATMISTMRPDIDNIDEYVRNTTARAFAVVASALGIPSLLPFLKAVCRSKKSWQARHTGIKIVQQIAILMGCAILPHLKSLVEIIEHGLVDEQQKVRTITALASAALAEAATPYGIESFDSVLKPLWKGIRTHRGKGLAAFLKAIGYLIPLMDAEYANYYTREVMLILIREFQSPDEEMKKIVLKVVKQCCGTDGVEPQYIMDEILPHFFKHFWNHRMALDRRNYRQLVDTTVEIANKVGASEIINRIVDDLKDDNEQYRKMVMESIEKILANLGAADIDSKLEEALIDGILYAFQEQTTEDVVMLNGFGTIVNQLGKRVKPYLPQICGIILWRMNNKSAKVRQQAADLISRIAVVMKTCQEEKLMGHLGVVLYEYLGEEYPEVLGSILGALKAIVNVIGMTKMTPPIKDLLPRLTPILKNRHEKVQENCIDLVGRIADRGPEFVSAREWMRICFELLELLKAHKKAIRRATVNTFGYIAKAIGPHDVLATLLNNLKVQERQNRVCTTVAIAIVAETCSPFTVLPALMNEYRVPELNVQNGVLKSLSFLFEYIGEMGKDYIYAVCPLLEDALMDRDLVHRQTACAAIKHMALGVYGFGCEDALIHLLNHVWPNIFETSPHLVQAFMDAVEGMRVALGPVKILQYALQGLFHPARKVRDVYWKIYNTLYIGGQDALVGGYPRIQNDPNNHFIRYELDYLL